GTACATATCAATTGTCAACGGTCCCATTGCCGCTAACGCACCAAGAAGCAACGCAAATCGTAACCTTTTAATTCCATTTATTGTAGACAAATTTTAAAACAACCTTTCTTTTCAAGGAAATGATTCCAATATATAACGACTGAATTATTCGCTATATGTTATCGTATAACTCTAGCATTGTACATCTTGTTGTTTCTTGAAAAGAAAGTTTTCCTAGTCCTTAAACGATTGGTAGATTCGATTCAGACTCACAAACCTCCTAACCTCAATTTATAATTGTTCTCCTTTTGAATACAGGAATGTTTACTATCCTGGATATAATTCCCTTAAAAACTGAATGGATTGCGTAATATGTGTCTTCAAGACATCTTCATTAACATCATCGAGTTTATTAATATAAACACATGCTTTTCCTGTTGTATGTTTGCCAAATTCTTTTAGCAGTTCTTCTCGTCTTGGGTCACCGCTTGCAAAATATAAACTGATTTTTGCTTTTCTTGGAGAAAAACCGACGAGCGGCGCGTCTCCTTCGTGACCAGATTTATATACGTAATGATAAGAACCGAACCCTATTATGCTTGGGCCCCACATTTTTGCGGGGAATCCAGATGTTTCTGTAAAAATGTCAAGCAATCGGTAAGCGTCTTCTCGCTTTTTGAGATTTTCCACGCCTTCAATAAACTCAATGACACTATTATCATTTTCCTTTGTTTTTAATTCATACATTATTGATTTCACCCCCATCCATAGAATTTCTATTCCTTCCTTTTCTACCTTGCGTAGAAAATTCCTTCTTTTTTAACTTCTAACTAAATAGGCCGTTAAAATCCTTCACAATGGGTAAGCTAATCATTGATCGAAATAAAACCTTGAGGAGGAAGACATTGTGAATAAAATGGCTTTAGCAGCACTTGGAATCGGTGCAGCGTACTTAATGCAAAATAAGGGCGCGAGGAACAAACTGATGAAACAAGTTGAGACATTCACAGGGATGTCCATGGGAATGAATAAAAATTCAGGAACAGGAACATCGTCATAAGACTTCTTCATTTTTCGATCAAACAGAAAGAGCTACCGTTTTCGGTAGCTCTTTTCTTATGTTGGTTAAAAGTTATCCGTTCCCATCGCAATAAAGCTTACTCTTGAAATGTTGACAGCCATTCATTAATTCGCCTTATTACTTCTTCTTCTAGTTGCTCCAACGGCATCGCATGATTATCTTGGTCTGGTTGCATTTGAAACCAATCAACGTCATCGTCTTTATAATATCCCTCATATTTCTTGTCGTCGAGGATAACTTCGAAATGCCATCTTTGATGTGAACTATTTTCAAGAACATCTTCAACTATCCTAAGGCTTTGAATCATTTGAATTCCTCCTTCTGCTTTACTGAATAACCGATTTCAATCCTTATTCTATCCAATAAAGCTCAATTCATTACTCAGTTTTACAATATTCTAATCTGCCCGAATGGCATGGATGGAATATTTTCAAAACCGAGAATAGGAATTCTTTCTTCTTGTATGATTACTTCCCTAAAAGGCAGTTCAATTATATATTCACCGATTCGGTAAGGTCTAACATCAATCTGTTTTTGCACAAATGGATTACTTGTTACTAACGTAACCATCCCTGTACTGACATTAGTTGCCTCTACAGAAAAACGATAACTTTTAAGTATTGCATAAGGGAAGACCTCATAAGCATCATCTAAATCTGTTAAACATATTTTTTTAATGAATTCATTTTTATTTCCACGAAATGCAATGAAACCATTTTCTAAGTCGAGGATATTATTTGATTTTAAATAATATTGACGGTGATAAGAGATGAGTTCATATTCTTTGCTATTCTTAAGTGCAAAACGCCCTTTTCTTATCATATTATCTCCTCCGATTTATCTCCAATCTACTAAAACTATTAAAAGATGCTTTTTAAATAAAGTTTTGATGTACGCTTTATTACATCGCCCAATAATTTACTGAATCTTTTAAAAATAATTACATATAAGTATACAGATTAGATTAGAAAAAAGAAAGCATTATTTTGTCTTATCTTCCGAGTTAACAAATAGTATTATACTACTAATTTTAGCTGATATTGTCGTAAGTGACTGAATCATAGAGAAATGGGATGAACGATTATGTTTAATAAATTGTTCTGCGGGGAAATTATGGCTTAACTACAAATTGGAGGTATTGCAAATGAGTGCAAAAGGATTTTCCGACAAAGTGAAAGGGTTTATTAACGAAACAAAAGGCGAATTGAAAGAACAAATTGGAGATGCTACCGATAATGCTAAATTAGAAGCAAAAGGAAAATTGGACAAGCTTAAAGGCGAAGCGCAAAAAAAGACTGGCGAATTGAAAGATAAATTTAATAAGAAGTAATTATAATAATAGAACTGATCCATAACTTTCCTCCTCTTTATTACAATTAGTATATATGCACCTTATTTTCCGAAAAAAACAAACATGTTTAGTCTTACAATGATATGTGAATAATATTAGAAAGGGAATTTCACCTCGAAAGGAGCGTGAATAAGTTGGAAAAAAAGAAATCATTTACTGAACGAGATCGAAAAGATGCGGAAGGTCCATTTATGGATAACCCCGAACATTTAAAAACAGATAAAGAGAGTATTTACGATATGCATGAAGATATGATGACCGTGGACTCGATTCCACTTGAGGATTTAAAAATGGAAGAACGGGAAGAAAAAATTCATCGTGATTCGAAAAATAGATCTTCTAGTCAAGATAAGTTTCCTGGTTCATAAAAACAGCGCTTCTCACTAATCGAGAAGCGCTATCTTTACAGTAAACATTTCGCGAAGTTTGTCGTATTTCCTGGGAAATTAGTTTGGGATAATAATTTGAGGATTATATCGTTATTTTTGAAGCATTCTTCTTCAACATAAAAATGCCGAAGATCATCAGTACAAAGATAAGGAATAAAGTTACAAGCACACTCCACCATAGGTTTGATACTTCTAGTGAACCATTTAACGTTTCTGTTGCATACATCGATAATTTCCAAGGAGAAACCGACCAATATGCACCTAAGATGCTTTCAATCACTTGAAAAACTAAAGTAATCATCAAGGAAATTGTTGCGGCGATACCAGTTGAAAATGTCGCACTACAAGTGAGTGTAACTGTAACGACAAATAGGATCCATAAGCTATACACGCCAAAAAACTCAAGAAGTTGCATGAAATTCACGTGACTAAAAAGCATTTCAATATAATACCAAGCACTTAAGAAACCGAGGAAAAGACTTACGATGGTCAGACTACCCAAGACAACCCATTTACTTAAGTAGTACTGGCCAAACGAAATCGGACGAACATAGACGAGTGTTGCTGTACCATTTTTTCGCTCCCCCGAAATACTGCCCATCAATGCAAGGACGATGACAAGAATCCCTATGGTTTGATATTGTCCAAGTAAGGATATAAAAATCTCTTCTCCAGTAAATTCAGGCCATATAAACTCCATGCCTTCCGGGAGATTCCCGACGCTTTTCATAATTTCAGGTAAATAGTAATTTGTTAAAGGTTCCATTACACCAAAGATGATAAAAAACAATGGAATCCATAAGATTTTAAAGTTGCGGCAGTTCTCACGCCACTCTTTTTGAAGAAACACTTGAAATTTCCCCATTAGACCATCGCTACTTTCATAAAAATTTCCTCTAAGCTTGCTGTTTGTTGTTCAACTTTACGAATTTGAAAGTTGCCTTCATGTAAAACAGATAAAACCGTGGACATATTTATAGAATCCTTTTCTGCATCAATTGAAAGCTTAAGACCTTTAATCCTTGCCTGCCATGACGTTTGTTTGACAAAGCGCTGTAATTCGTTGTCAGTAAGAAACTCTATCACGATGCACGGATCAGCATGACGGTGTCTGACATCTTCTAAATTACCTTGTTCGACAAGTTCTCCTTTTCTTAAAAAAAGAAGTTTATCCGTCATCTCTTCCGCGTCATTCAAAATATGCGTTGAGTATAAGATCGTCACTTCTTGTTGCAATTCTTTTAATAAATTCATAATCTCCCTTCTTCCAACGGGATCTAGGGCAGAAACGGGTTCGTCTAACAGCAACAACTTAGGTTTATGCACTATCGCTTGCGCTAACCCAAGACGTTGCTTCATTCCGCCTGAAAATGTCATCGTTTTCTTAGTCAACGCATCTCCAAGCCCAACAAATTCAAGCGTTTTTTGTGCTTCGCGCCTTGCTTTTTTGGCGGAAATCCCACTTAATCTCGCGGCCATTTCAGTGAATTCAAGCGCTGTCATCCAAGGGAAAAACTTTGGATATTGGGGTAAAAAACCGATTAGTTCTCTGATATCTTGACGCTCCTCCTGATGAAACGTAATCTGTCCGCTTGTTGGTGTAACCAATCCTGCAAGCATCGATAATGTCGTCGTTTTCCCTGCTCCATTT
This window of the Sporosarcina ureilytica genome carries:
- a CDS encoding DUF1801 domain-containing protein; translation: MYELKTKENDNSVIEFIEGVENLKKREDAYRLLDIFTETSGFPAKMWGPSIIGFGSYHYVYKSGHEGDAPLVGFSPRKAKISLYFASGDPRREELLKEFGKHTTGKACVYINKLDDVNEDVLKTHITQSIQFLRELYPG
- a CDS encoding CsbD family protein — its product is MSAKGFSDKVKGFINETKGELKEQIGDATDNAKLEAKGKLDKLKGEAQKKTGELKDKFNKK
- a CDS encoding ABC transporter permease — protein: MGKFQVFLQKEWRENCRNFKILWIPLFFIIFGVMEPLTNYYLPEIMKSVGNLPEGMEFIWPEFTGEEIFISLLGQYQTIGILVIVLALMGSISGERKNGTATLVYVRPISFGQYYLSKWVVLGSLTIVSLFLGFLSAWYYIEMLFSHVNFMQLLEFFGVYSLWILFVVTVTLTCSATFSTGIAATISLMITLVFQVIESILGAYWSVSPWKLSMYATETLNGSLEVSNLWWSVLVTLFLIFVLMIFGIFMLKKNASKITI
- a CDS encoding ABC transporter ATP-binding protein; this encodes MTMLLQVEQLTKAFGDEKATNAISFDLTEHTSTALIGPNGAGKTTTLSMLAGLVTPTSGQITFHQEERQDIRELIGFLPQYPKFFPWMTALEFTEMAARLSGISAKKARREAQKTLEFVGLGDALTKKTMTFSGGMKQRLGLAQAIVHKPKLLLLDEPVSALDPVGRREIMNLLKELQQEVTILYSTHILNDAEEMTDKLLFLRKGELVEQGNLEDVRHRHADPCIVIEFLTDNELQRFVKQTSWQARIKGLKLSIDAEKDSINMSTVLSVLHEGNFQIRKVEQQTASLEEIFMKVAMV